The following proteins are encoded in a genomic region of Hippocampus zosterae strain Florida chromosome 2, ASM2543408v3, whole genome shotgun sequence:
- the gp9 gene encoding glycoprotein IX (platelet) isoform X4, with the protein MLSGPVLARLLLWATLHTAPSLDTTELLVPDSGLTTIPSGLFDKAPRLQRVSLAGNPFHCDCSIEYVRNWLLRNRAAVSREPTCFSPSSVAQKAITELTDDYFIRCAPRGCGSLTSAVVMGVMLCGLIVLLLWSLKLAKNCSFTLSIEEKHSRLKADSLRALRVRHRRRQSAGNEHCQLLTEDLERHPVNMELLPQVLDVLQKKHNIKIKAI; encoded by the exons ATGCTCTCTGGTCCAGTACTAGCGCGCCTCCTGCTCTGGGCCACACTGCACACCGCACCCTCTCTCG ACACCACAGAGCTCCTCGTGCCGGACAGCGGCCTCACCACCATCCCCTCTGGCCTGTTTGACAAAGCGCCGAGACTTCAACGTGTCTCTCTCGCGGGCAATCCTTTCCACTGTGACTGCAGTATTGAGTACGTAAGGAACTGGCTTTTGAGGAACAGGGCCGCAGTCTCTCGGGAGCCAACGTGCTTCAGTCCCAGCTCAGTGGCTCAGAAAGCTATCACAGAACTCACTGATGACTACTTCATCCGCTGTGCCCCGAGAGGCTGCGGTAGTCTCACCTCTGCTGTTGTGATGGGAGTAATGCTCTGCGGCCTCATAGTTCTGCTCCTGTGGAGTCTGAAACTCGCCAAAAACTGCAGCTTCACCCTTAGTATTGAGGAAAAGCACTCGCGACTTAAGGCTGACTCTTTGCGTGCGCTGAGAGTGAGACACAGGAGGAGGCAGTCAGCTGGCAATGAACATTGTCAGCTACTCACGGAGGATTTGGAAAGGCATCCTGTCAACATGGAGTTACTGCCGCAAGTGCTTGATGTGTTGCAAAAGAAACACAATATTAAGATTAAGGCTATCTGA
- the gp9 gene encoding glycoprotein IX (platelet) isoform X2: MLSGPVLARLLLWATLHTAPSLGQACLCTALQPAGLLVNCTSSDLRALPPLPLDTTELLVPDSGLTTIPSGLFDKAPRLQRVSLAGNPFHCDCSIEYVRNWLLRNRAAVSREPTCFSPSSVAQKAITELTDDYFIRCAPRGCGSLTSAVVMGVMLCGLIVLLLWSLKLAKNCSFTLSIEEKHSRLKADSLRALRVRHRRRQSAGNEHCQLLTEDLERHPVNMELLPQVLDVLQKKHNIKIKAI, translated from the coding sequence ATGCTCTCTGGTCCAGTACTAGCGCGCCTCCTGCTCTGGGCCACACTGCACACCGCACCCTCTCTCGGTCAGGCCTGCCTGTGCACAGCCCTCCAGCCTGCGGGTTTGCTAGTCAACTGCACCTCTTCTGACCTGCGGGCGCTGCCTCCTCTGCCATTAGACACCACAGAGCTCCTCGTGCCGGACAGCGGCCTCACCACCATCCCCTCTGGCCTGTTTGACAAAGCGCCGAGACTTCAACGTGTCTCTCTCGCGGGCAATCCTTTCCACTGTGACTGCAGTATTGAGTACGTAAGGAACTGGCTTTTGAGGAACAGGGCCGCAGTCTCTCGGGAGCCAACGTGCTTCAGTCCCAGCTCAGTGGCTCAGAAAGCTATCACAGAACTCACTGATGACTACTTCATCCGCTGTGCCCCGAGAGGCTGCGGTAGTCTCACCTCTGCTGTTGTGATGGGAGTAATGCTCTGCGGCCTCATAGTTCTGCTCCTGTGGAGTCTGAAACTCGCCAAAAACTGCAGCTTCACCCTTAGTATTGAGGAAAAGCACTCGCGACTTAAGGCTGACTCTTTGCGTGCGCTGAGAGTGAGACACAGGAGGAGGCAGTCAGCTGGCAATGAACATTGTCAGCTACTCACGGAGGATTTGGAAAGGCATCCTGTCAACATGGAGTTACTGCCGCAAGTGCTTGATGTGTTGCAAAAGAAACACAATATTAAGATTAAGGCTATCTGA
- the gp9 gene encoding glycoprotein IX (platelet) isoform X1: MTTEIMNNVTGGLTLKARLLLWATLHTAPSLGQACLCTALQPAGLLVNCTSSDLRALPPLPLDTTELLVPDSGLTTIPSGLFDKAPRLQRVSLAGNPFHCDCSIEYVRNWLLRNRAAVSREPTCFSPSSVAQKAITELTDDYFIRCAPRGCGSLTSAVVMGVMLCGLIVLLLWSLKLAKNCSFTLSIEEKHSRLKADSLRALRVRHRRRQSAGNEHCQLLTEDLERHPVNMELLPQVLDVLQKKHNIKIKAI; this comes from the coding sequence CGCGCCTCCTGCTCTGGGCCACACTGCACACCGCACCCTCTCTCGGTCAGGCCTGCCTGTGCACAGCCCTCCAGCCTGCGGGTTTGCTAGTCAACTGCACCTCTTCTGACCTGCGGGCGCTGCCTCCTCTGCCATTAGACACCACAGAGCTCCTCGTGCCGGACAGCGGCCTCACCACCATCCCCTCTGGCCTGTTTGACAAAGCGCCGAGACTTCAACGTGTCTCTCTCGCGGGCAATCCTTTCCACTGTGACTGCAGTATTGAGTACGTAAGGAACTGGCTTTTGAGGAACAGGGCCGCAGTCTCTCGGGAGCCAACGTGCTTCAGTCCCAGCTCAGTGGCTCAGAAAGCTATCACAGAACTCACTGATGACTACTTCATCCGCTGTGCCCCGAGAGGCTGCGGTAGTCTCACCTCTGCTGTTGTGATGGGAGTAATGCTCTGCGGCCTCATAGTTCTGCTCCTGTGGAGTCTGAAACTCGCCAAAAACTGCAGCTTCACCCTTAGTATTGAGGAAAAGCACTCGCGACTTAAGGCTGACTCTTTGCGTGCGCTGAGAGTGAGACACAGGAGGAGGCAGTCAGCTGGCAATGAACATTGTCAGCTACTCACGGAGGATTTGGAAAGGCATCCTGTCAACATGGAGTTACTGCCGCAAGTGCTTGATGTGTTGCAAAAGAAACACAATATTAAGATTAAGGCTATCTGA
- the gp9 gene encoding glycoprotein IX (platelet) isoform X3 has product MTTEIMNNVTGGLTLKARLLLWATLHTAPSLDTTELLVPDSGLTTIPSGLFDKAPRLQRVSLAGNPFHCDCSIEYVRNWLLRNRAAVSREPTCFSPSSVAQKAITELTDDYFIRCAPRGCGSLTSAVVMGVMLCGLIVLLLWSLKLAKNCSFTLSIEEKHSRLKADSLRALRVRHRRRQSAGNEHCQLLTEDLERHPVNMELLPQVLDVLQKKHNIKIKAI; this is encoded by the exons CGCGCCTCCTGCTCTGGGCCACACTGCACACCGCACCCTCTCTCG ACACCACAGAGCTCCTCGTGCCGGACAGCGGCCTCACCACCATCCCCTCTGGCCTGTTTGACAAAGCGCCGAGACTTCAACGTGTCTCTCTCGCGGGCAATCCTTTCCACTGTGACTGCAGTATTGAGTACGTAAGGAACTGGCTTTTGAGGAACAGGGCCGCAGTCTCTCGGGAGCCAACGTGCTTCAGTCCCAGCTCAGTGGCTCAGAAAGCTATCACAGAACTCACTGATGACTACTTCATCCGCTGTGCCCCGAGAGGCTGCGGTAGTCTCACCTCTGCTGTTGTGATGGGAGTAATGCTCTGCGGCCTCATAGTTCTGCTCCTGTGGAGTCTGAAACTCGCCAAAAACTGCAGCTTCACCCTTAGTATTGAGGAAAAGCACTCGCGACTTAAGGCTGACTCTTTGCGTGCGCTGAGAGTGAGACACAGGAGGAGGCAGTCAGCTGGCAATGAACATTGTCAGCTACTCACGGAGGATTTGGAAAGGCATCCTGTCAACATGGAGTTACTGCCGCAAGTGCTTGATGTGTTGCAAAAGAAACACAATATTAAGATTAAGGCTATCTGA
- the LOC127596253 gene encoding haloacid dehalogenase-like hydrolase domain-containing 5: MRGLLPLCRGLSSGGGRHARPNATVVGSRCGFCGTISKPQPNFGLLFDIDGVLLRGRMLIPAAKKAFEKLVDSQGQFVVPLVFVTNAGNCLRQTKADQLSHILGVPITHNQVIMSHSPLRMFKKFHDKCVLVSGQGPVLEIAKNVGFNNVISIDMLRESFPLLDMVDHNRRPKLPSNPVGNLPKVEAVVLFGEPIRWETNLQLIIDVLLTNGNLSSHHQSQNIPHLPLLACNMDLMWMAEAQSPRFGHGTFLVCLENIFKKITGKDLKYEALMGKPSALTYHFAEFLIREQAVQRQWKRPITSLYAIGDNLMTDIYGANLYNRYLDMRVARKNPKAVAKMAAATGSTTAVPAEYDVDNTWESELALPAATSCKSVLVCTGVYNPTAQVPSDASRFIKETVFHGHRDFRFDPALVEPGHIVQDVAEAVELIFEKETFVPQ, from the exons ATGAGGGGTCTCCTACCATTGTGCCGGGGCCTGTCCTCCGGGGGCGGCCGCCACGCGAGGCCAAACGCTACGGTTGTCGGTTCTCGCTGCGGCTTTTGCGGAACCATTAGCAAG ccgcAGCCAAACTTTGGCTTGCTGTTTGACATTGATGGCGTTCTCCTGCGGGGAAGGATGCTGATTCCTGCTGCCAAAAAGGCCTTTGAGAAGTTGGTGGATTCACAGGGACAGTTTGTGGTGCCACTGGTTTTTGTGACAAATGCAGGGAATTGCCTAAGACAAACAAAAGCAGATCAACTCTCGCACATCCTTGGAGTACCG ATCACACACAATCAAGTCATAATGTCTCACAGTCCATTGAGGATGTTCAAGAAATTCCATGACAAGTGTGTGCTGGTGTCGGGTCAAGGACCAGTTCTGGAAATTGCCAAAAA TGTTGGCTTCAATAACGTCATTAGTATTGACATGCTGAGAGAATCATTCCCGCTTCTGGACATGGTGGACCACAACAGGAGACCCAAACTACCG TCCAATCCTGTAGGTAACCTTCCCAAGGTTGAGG CTGTAGTTCTGTTTGGGGAGCCAATTCGATGGGAGACCAATCTACAACTCATCATTGATGTGTTGCTCACCAACGGCAATCTCAGTAGCCATCATCAAAGCCAAAATATACCTCACCTGCCACTGCTAGCTTGCAAcatggacctgatgtggatggCCGAAGCACAGTCTCCGAG ATTTGGCCACGGCACATTTCTCGTGTGCTTGGAGAATATCTTTAAGAAGATCACAGGTAAAGACCTCAAGTACGAGGCTCTGATGGGAAAACCAAGTGCGCTGACCTACCATTTTGCCGAGTTCCTCATCCGGGAGCAGGCCGTGCAGAGGCAGTGGAAACGCCCCATCACTTCGCTCTATGCGATAGG GGATAACCTCATGACTGATATCTATGGCGCCAACTTGTACAACCGCTACCTGGACATGAGAGTTGCGAGAAAGAACCCCAAAGCCGTTGCCAAGATGGCGGCCGccacaggctccaccacggcggTGCCCGCGGAGTACGACGTCGACAACACGTGGGAGAGCGAGTTGGCGTTGCCCGCCGCCACTTCCTGTAAGTCTGTTTTAGTCTGCACGGGCGTCTACAACCCCACAGCTCAGGTGCCAAGCGACGCCAGCCGCTTCATCAAAGAGACGGTTTTCCACGGCCACCGGGACTTTCGCTTCGACCCAGCCCTGGTGGAGCCGGGCCACATTGTGCAGGATGTGGCTGAAGCTGTTGAGCTCATTTTTGAGAAGGAAACGTTTGTGCCTCAGTAA
- the cnbpa gene encoding CCHC-type zinc finger, nucleic acid binding protein a isoform X2, with amino-acid sequence MEMSCSSECFGCGRSGHWIKHCPNVCGSGSRGRSRGRGRDMTCYRCGDVGHLARDCDQPEDACYNCHRTGHISRDCKEPKKEREQLCYTCGKSGHMARDCDANEQKCYSCGGFGHIQKLCDKVKCYRCGEIGHVAVHCTKASETNCYKCGKAGHLAKECTCEDTA; translated from the exons ATGGAGATGAGCTGCAGCAGCGAGTGCTTCGGATGTGGCCGCTCAGGGCACTGGATCAAACATTGCCCCAATGTGTGTGGTAGTGGCTCACGAGGACGTAGCCGGGGCAGGGGACGAG ACATGACCTGCTATCGGTGTGGAGACGTAGGGCACTTGGCGAGGGACTGTGACCAGCCTGAGGACG CGTGCTACAACTGCCACAGGACTGGCCACATTTCTCGTGACTGCAAAGAGCCCAAAAAGGAGAGGGAGCAACTCTGCTACACCTGTGGCAAGTCGGGTCACATGGCCCGGGATTGTGACGCCAACGAGCAAAAGTGCTACTCCTGCGGCGGCTTTGGCCACATCCAAAAGCTTTGTGACAAGGTGAAATGTTACAG GTGTGGAGAAATTGGTCACGTTGCGGTGCACTGCACTAAAGCCAGCGAGACCAACTGCTACAAATGTGGAAAGGCGGGCCACCTGGCAAAAGAGTGCACCTGCGAAGACACCGCATAA
- the cnbpa gene encoding CCHC-type zinc finger, nucleic acid binding protein a isoform X1 gives MEMSCSSECFGCGRSGHWIKHCPNVCGSGSRGRSRGRGRGKDMTCYRCGDVGHLARDCDQPEDACYNCHRTGHISRDCKEPKKEREQLCYTCGKSGHMARDCDANEQKCYSCGGFGHIQKLCDKVKCYRCGEIGHVAVHCTKASETNCYKCGKAGHLAKECTCEDTA, from the exons ATGGAGATGAGCTGCAGCAGCGAGTGCTTCGGATGTGGCCGCTCAGGGCACTGGATCAAACATTGCCCCAATGTGTGTGGTAGTGGCTCACGAGGACGTAGCCGGGGCAGGGGACGAGGCAAGG ACATGACCTGCTATCGGTGTGGAGACGTAGGGCACTTGGCGAGGGACTGTGACCAGCCTGAGGACG CGTGCTACAACTGCCACAGGACTGGCCACATTTCTCGTGACTGCAAAGAGCCCAAAAAGGAGAGGGAGCAACTCTGCTACACCTGTGGCAAGTCGGGTCACATGGCCCGGGATTGTGACGCCAACGAGCAAAAGTGCTACTCCTGCGGCGGCTTTGGCCACATCCAAAAGCTTTGTGACAAGGTGAAATGTTACAG GTGTGGAGAAATTGGTCACGTTGCGGTGCACTGCACTAAAGCCAGCGAGACCAACTGCTACAAATGTGGAAAGGCGGGCCACCTGGCAAAAGAGTGCACCTGCGAAGACACCGCATAA